A genomic region of Fundidesulfovibrio terrae contains the following coding sequences:
- a CDS encoding ATP-binding protein, producing MLDRFRKLSLRNKMFLSTVGVVLLISGAIALLARGILVSSLSRELEMRGMAIAQSIAERGGGFILDKDRAGLVSLLFDTAQLGERKALVAYIFLTDNENKLLAHTFIRPFPQELLDWNTPADSQEILYRPVSFEGSDAVDISVPVQEGIYTLGRVHVGLRQSHIDNLVGKLRLTFLGFISLVVVIIFLIVLILSGYVATPLTRLTRAAESISRGRLDQPLDLGGPPWNPGECPAYNDNDLPCWHLDELARGEKRRPGNCDPCKFYRERPGDEVVQLADAFANMVWSIRLYRHRLRESEERYRPLFDANPDPFLVLNASSMRFLDANPRAQELYGYSKEEFSVMTISDIEPADSQAGVQRFLSDVNSEAHVLYTNVKHTVRGGRSIFVNIHATKTHYRGKEVVIFSAADVTGLVEKDAQLIQASKMKTLGEMSAGMAHELNQPLNAIMLGSDFLKLAADNGIDIPRDRFRQVADEICAQVERAAGIITHLREFGRKSDLIPDEVDINVPIRGVFAIIGKQLALQNIEVELELGEGLSPVLAHSNRLEQVFFNLVVNARDAIQSGPRGGGEITIRSWAEDGTVAVSVSDTGGGIAPEDLRKIFEPFFTTKRAGEGMGLGLAISYGIVKDYGGDIQVGSEPGEGTTFKLLFPPAHS from the coding sequence ATGCTGGACCGTTTCCGCAAGCTGAGCCTGCGCAACAAGATGTTCCTGTCCACGGTGGGCGTGGTGTTGCTCATAAGCGGGGCCATCGCGCTCCTGGCCCGGGGCATCCTGGTGAGCAGCCTGTCGCGCGAACTGGAGATGCGCGGCATGGCCATCGCCCAGTCCATCGCCGAGCGCGGCGGCGGCTTCATCCTGGACAAGGACCGGGCCGGCCTCGTGTCGCTTCTTTTCGATACGGCCCAGTTGGGCGAGCGAAAAGCGCTCGTGGCCTACATCTTCCTCACCGACAACGAAAACAAGCTCCTGGCCCACACCTTCATCCGCCCGTTCCCCCAGGAGCTGCTCGACTGGAACACACCGGCGGACAGCCAGGAGATCCTCTACCGTCCGGTCAGTTTCGAGGGCAGCGACGCCGTGGACATTTCCGTACCCGTCCAGGAGGGCATATATACCCTGGGCCGGGTGCACGTGGGCCTGCGCCAGAGCCACATCGACAACCTTGTCGGCAAGCTGCGCCTGACATTCCTGGGATTCATCTCGCTGGTGGTGGTCATCATCTTTTTGATCGTGCTCATCCTGTCGGGCTACGTGGCCACGCCGCTCACCCGGCTCACCCGCGCGGCCGAGTCCATCAGCCGGGGCAGGCTCGACCAGCCCCTGGACCTGGGCGGCCCGCCATGGAATCCGGGAGAATGCCCGGCCTACAACGACAACGACCTGCCCTGCTGGCACCTGGACGAACTGGCGCGCGGCGAAAAGCGCCGCCCCGGCAACTGCGATCCCTGCAAGTTCTATCGCGAGCGCCCCGGCGACGAGGTGGTGCAGCTGGCCGACGCCTTCGCCAACATGGTCTGGTCCATCAGGCTCTACCGTCACCGCCTGCGCGAATCCGAGGAGCGCTACCGCCCGCTCTTCGACGCCAACCCCGACCCCTTCCTGGTGCTGAACGCCTCCTCCATGCGCTTCCTGGACGCCAACCCCCGCGCCCAGGAGCTCTACGGCTACTCCAAGGAGGAGTTCTCGGTCATGACCATCTCCGACATCGAGCCCGCCGACAGCCAGGCCGGCGTGCAGCGCTTCCTGAGCGACGTGAACTCCGAGGCCCACGTGCTCTACACCAACGTCAAGCACACCGTGCGCGGCGGTCGCTCCATCTTCGTCAACATCCACGCCACCAAGACCCACTACCGCGGCAAGGAGGTGGTCATCTTCTCCGCCGCCGACGTCACCGGGCTGGTGGAGAAGGACGCCCAGCTCATCCAGGCCAGCAAGATGAAGACCCTGGGCGAAATGAGCGCCGGCATGGCCCACGAACTCAACCAGCCCCTCAACGCCATCATGCTCGGCAGCGACTTCCTGAAGCTGGCCGCCGACAACGGCATCGACATCCCCAGGGACCGCTTCCGGCAGGTGGCCGACGAGATCTGCGCCCAGGTGGAACGCGCGGCGGGCATCATCACCCACCTGCGCGAGTTCGGCCGCAAGTCGGACCTCATTCCCGACGAGGTGGACATCAACGTGCCCATCCGGGGGGTGTTCGCCATCATAGGCAAGCAGCTGGCCCTGCAGAACATCGAGGTGGAACTGGAGCTGGGCGAGGGGCTGTCCCCGGTGCTGGCCCACTCCAACCGCCTGGAGCAGGTCTTTTTCAACCTTGTGGTCAATGCCCGTGATGCCATACAATCCGGACCGCGCGGGGGCGGCGAGATCACCATCCGGTCGTGGGCGGAAGACGGGACGGTGGCCGTGAGCGTTTCCGACACCGGCGGCGGCATCGCACCCGAGGACCTGCGCAAGATATTCGAGCCTTTTTTCACCACCAAGCGGGCGGGCGAGGGAATGGGCTTGGGCCTGGCCATCTCCTACGGCATCGTCAAGGATTACGGGGGAGACATCCAGGTGGGCAGCGAGCCCGGCGAGGGCACCACCTTCAAGCTTTTGTTTCCGCCCGCGCACTCGTGA
- a CDS encoding ABC transporter substrate-binding protein, giving the protein MIQTAWAARIVCSVLLAALAACGSPAPPPQQTGRMGVSQTEVRIGASLPLTGHAAYLGQETLRGALAYLSHVNAQGGVHGRKVELVARDDGYDPPRCVDNTQRLIVEDEVFALSCYVGTPTTTKILPMLVDARIPLVGAFTGAYDLREPFQRYVINVRPSYYQETSAAVKHLVEDLGIGSIGVFYQFDAYGFDGLKGTELALRGYNLAPVARGSYARGTLEVEEGLAKLLDSDAQAVVIIGTSAPSAKFIRMAMEKKPDLIFYAVSFVGAEEIAKALGPDEKARVIISQVMPPPDMPESRALLWGVSEYEELSRKYFPGHPVTAVGLEGFVNAKVLVEGLRRAGPDLDRERFIDAVETIRDYSLGLGNTLAYAPGDHQGLERVYFTRLEKGRFVLVTDWSRPFAPRDCQ; this is encoded by the coding sequence ATGATCCAGACCGCCTGGGCCGCCAGGATTGTCTGCTCCGTCCTGCTGGCCGCCCTTGCGGCATGCGGCTCCCCCGCCCCGCCACCCCAGCAGACCGGGCGTATGGGCGTGTCGCAGACCGAGGTGCGCATCGGGGCCAGCCTGCCGCTCACGGGGCACGCCGCCTACCTGGGCCAGGAGACCCTGCGCGGAGCCCTGGCCTACCTGAGCCACGTCAACGCCCAGGGCGGCGTCCACGGACGCAAGGTGGAGCTTGTTGCCCGGGACGACGGTTACGACCCGCCCCGCTGCGTGGACAACACCCAGCGCCTCATCGTGGAGGATGAGGTGTTCGCCCTGTCCTGCTACGTGGGCACGCCCACCACCACCAAGATTCTGCCCATGCTGGTGGATGCCAGGATTCCCCTGGTGGGGGCCTTCACCGGGGCCTACGACCTGCGTGAGCCCTTCCAGCGCTACGTGATAAACGTGCGCCCCTCCTACTACCAGGAGACCTCGGCGGCGGTGAAGCACCTGGTGGAGGACCTGGGAATCGGAAGCATCGGGGTGTTCTACCAGTTCGACGCCTACGGCTTCGACGGCCTCAAGGGCACGGAACTGGCCCTGCGCGGCTACAACCTCGCCCCGGTGGCCCGTGGGTCCTACGCGCGCGGCACCCTGGAAGTGGAGGAAGGCCTGGCCAAGCTCCTGGACAGCGACGCCCAGGCCGTGGTCATCATCGGCACGTCCGCGCCCTCTGCCAAGTTCATCCGCATGGCCATGGAGAAGAAGCCCGACCTGATCTTTTACGCCGTGTCCTTCGTGGGCGCGGAAGAGATCGCCAAGGCCCTCGGCCCGGACGAGAAGGCCCGGGTGATCATCTCCCAGGTGATGCCGCCCCCGGACATGCCCGAATCCCGGGCTCTCCTGTGGGGCGTGAGCGAATACGAGGAGCTCTCGCGCAAGTACTTCCCAGGCCACCCGGTCACGGCGGTGGGCCTGGAGGGTTTCGTCAACGCCAAGGTGTTGGTGGAGGGACTCAGGCGCGCCGGGCCGGACCTTGACCGGGAGCGCTTCATCGACGCCGTGGAAACCATCAGGGATTACTCCCTGGGCCTGGGCAACACCCTGGCCTACGCCCCCGGCGACCACCAAGGCCTGGAACGGGTCTATTTCACCCGCCTGGAGAAGGGACGCTTCGTGCTGGTCACGGACTGGTCGAGGCCCTTCGCCCCACGCGACTGCCAATGA
- a CDS encoding peroxiredoxin, translated as MAAKLLSALALALLLPVFALAQGSIPQQLIWQPGALKPTDSTLKVAVGDKAPDFDLPGIDGKRVRLSDYLGKKNVVLSFVPAAWTPVCSGQWPGYNLARDVFDGRDAQLIGVSCDNLPSLNAWVVEMGGVWFPVASDFWPHGGLASKLGILRPDGVSERALFVIDKKGIIRYIDVHDINTRPDLGQLAKALDALK; from the coding sequence ATGGCCGCGAAACTGCTCTCCGCTCTTGCGCTGGCCCTTTTGCTGCCGGTCTTCGCTCTGGCCCAGGGGTCCATCCCCCAGCAGCTCATCTGGCAGCCCGGAGCCCTCAAGCCCACGGACAGCACGCTCAAGGTGGCCGTGGGCGACAAGGCTCCGGACTTCGACCTGCCGGGCATCGACGGCAAGCGCGTGCGCCTGTCGGACTACCTGGGCAAAAAGAATGTGGTGCTCTCCTTCGTCCCGGCGGCCTGGACCCCGGTGTGCTCCGGACAGTGGCCGGGCTACAATCTGGCCCGCGACGTCTTCGATGGCCGGGACGCGCAACTCATCGGCGTCTCCTGCGACAACCTGCCCTCCCTGAACGCCTGGGTCGTGGAGATGGGCGGGGTGTGGTTCCCGGTGGCCTCGGACTTCTGGCCCCACGGCGGCCTGGCTTCCAAGCTCGGCATCCTGCGGCCCGATGGCGTCTCCGAACGGGCGCTCTTCGTGATCGATAAGAAGGGGATCATCCGCTACATCGACGTCCACGACATCAACACGCGCCCCGACCTTGGCCAGCTGGCCAAGGCCCTGGACGCACTGAAATGA
- a CDS encoding peroxiredoxin family protein, with amino-acid sequence MKALALSLVLALSVLAHSQALAAQASESPFMKPLPAGQAFPDLTFPSPISDKEAQDLGAGSGGKPVRLADVKAQAVIFVVYSMYCPFCQREAPELNKLHALIKSRGLSDNLKLVGMGAGNSPFEVNVFREKFSTPFTLLSDQDFNAYKALGQVGTPYFYVLKRQGNGFVIADGQLGCMTSAEAFLDGVVEKTGLPKGK; translated from the coding sequence ATGAAAGCCCTCGCCCTTTCGCTGGTCCTCGCGCTGTCCGTTCTCGCGCATTCCCAGGCCCTGGCCGCCCAGGCGTCCGAATCACCCTTCATGAAGCCTCTTCCCGCGGGCCAGGCCTTCCCGGACCTGACTTTCCCGAGCCCGATTTCGGACAAGGAAGCCCAGGACCTCGGGGCCGGATCGGGTGGCAAGCCGGTGCGCCTGGCCGACGTCAAGGCGCAGGCGGTCATTTTCGTGGTCTATTCCATGTATTGCCCCTTCTGCCAGCGCGAAGCACCGGAGCTGAACAAGCTCCACGCCCTCATCAAGTCCCGGGGGCTTTCGGACAATCTCAAACTGGTGGGCATGGGGGCGGGCAACTCGCCCTTCGAGGTGAACGTGTTCCGAGAGAAGTTCTCCACGCCCTTCACCCTGCTGTCGGACCAGGATTTCAACGCCTACAAGGCGCTGGGGCAGGTGGGCACGCCCTACTTTTACGTCCTGAAGCGCCAAGGGAACGGCTTCGTCATCGCGGACGGCCAGCTCGGCTGCATGACCTCGGCCGAGGCGTTCCTGGACGGAGTGGTGGAAAAAACCGGTCTGCCCAAGGGGAAATGA
- a CDS encoding 4Fe-4S dicluster domain-containing protein: MPGKTFFVDLARCTACRGCQIACKQWKQLPAEQTKNTGSHQNPPDMSFVTLKVVRMKEVGEGGDLKLLFLPDQCRHCVDPPCKDAGDGVIKDAITQDKETGAVVFTEKTKGLPFDVIKGACPYDIPRQDPKTKVMSKCDMCNDRVHAGLLPACVKTCPTGAMNFGERDEMLAMAKKRFEELKKTNPKAVLVDYEQVRVVFLTEQAPSLYHKTLMSDAGGTDTLTRFAALDKLLAPLRQARS, translated from the coding sequence ATGCCAGGCAAGACCTTCTTCGTGGACCTCGCCAGGTGCACCGCCTGCCGCGGCTGCCAGATCGCGTGCAAGCAGTGGAAACAGCTCCCCGCGGAGCAGACCAAGAACACGGGTTCCCACCAGAACCCGCCGGACATGTCCTTCGTGACCCTCAAGGTGGTGCGCATGAAGGAAGTGGGGGAAGGCGGCGACCTCAAGCTGCTCTTCCTGCCCGACCAGTGCCGCCACTGCGTGGACCCGCCGTGCAAGGACGCGGGCGACGGGGTCATCAAGGACGCCATCACCCAGGACAAGGAGACCGGCGCGGTGGTCTTCACCGAGAAGACCAAGGGGCTGCCCTTCGACGTCATCAAGGGCGCTTGCCCCTACGACATCCCCAGGCAGGATCCCAAGACCAAGGTCATGAGCAAGTGCGACATGTGCAACGACCGCGTGCATGCCGGACTTCTGCCCGCCTGCGTCAAGACCTGCCCCACCGGAGCCATGAACTTCGGGGAGCGCGACGAGATGCTGGCCATGGCCAAAAAGCGCTTCGAGGAACTCAAGAAAACCAATCCCAAGGCGGTTCTCGTGGACTATGAGCAGGTGCGGGTCGTCTTCCTGACGGAACAGGCCCCCAGCCTCTACCACAAGACCCTCATGTCGGACGCGGGCGGAACGGACACGCTCACCCGCTTCGCCGCCCTGGACAAGCTGCTCGCTCCGTTGCGCCAAGCGCGGAGTTAG
- the fdnG gene encoding formate dehydrogenase-N subunit alpha produces MSLERRDFLKLTAATAVVTAFGGLGLDLTTVHAAAELAKLKGCKQTTSVCCYCSVGCGLIVSTAQEGKGRAVNVEGDPDHPINEGSLCPKGASIWQLGENDKRITKVLYRAPNSDKWQVKTYEWALEQIAQRVKKVRDAAFQTKNAKGQEVNRLEAIASVGSAAMDNEECWIYQSMLRALGLTYIEHQARIUHSATVAALAESFGRGAMTNHWIDIKNSDAVLVIGSNPAENHPISFKWIMRAKDAGGKLICVDPRFTKTANKADLYAPIRSGSDIGFFGGFINYILANDMTFKDYVANYTNAAFIVGEKYDFKDGMFSGFSAEKKAYDKSAWSFAKDENGLVKKDPTLQDPRCVYQLMKKHYERYTLDAVSKITGCPVAKLEEVYKMYGATGAPDKTGTVLYAMGQTQHTVGVQNIRAMSIVQLLLGNIGVAGGGINALRGEANVQGSTDQGLLFHILPGYIPAPTASMTDLKIFNEKNTPVTKDPKSANWWGNRPKYMASFLKSMYPDVDLETAYKWLPKLDDGRDYSWLTLFDDMYKGAFKGFFAWGQNPAASTANCNKVRQAMAKLDWMVTVNIFDTETASFWKGPGMDPKKIKTEVFFLPCCVSIEKEGSISNSGRWMQWRYPGPAPLGGTKPDGDLIYELFEKIKGLYEKDKKGVFPEPIKKLKWDFATNHAFDPHKVAKLINGYFLKEKTIGDKTYKAGDPVPAFGLLQDDGSTCSGTWIYCGSYTDKNMAARRDKTQTPMQEKIGLFPGWTWCWPVNRRIIYNRASVDPQGKPYQPTKPVIEWTDGKWVGDVPDGPWPPMADDKGKNPFIMTTEGFGQIFGPGRNDGPLPEYYEPLECPIPEHPFSKVLHNPTALVFQGPTETRAVCDPRFPFVCSTYRVTEHWQTGVMTRWTPWLLECEPQMFVEMSPELAKLRGINGGDKCTVESARGSLWAIAIVTERLKPMQVMGQTVHMVGIPWHYGWVFPKDGGDSANLLTPSVGDPNTGIPETKAFMVNVKKA; encoded by the coding sequence ATGTCATTGGAAAGGCGAGACTTTCTCAAACTGACCGCTGCCACGGCGGTGGTCACGGCCTTCGGGGGCCTGGGCCTGGACCTGACCACGGTCCACGCAGCCGCCGAACTGGCCAAGCTCAAGGGCTGCAAGCAGACCACCTCGGTGTGCTGCTATTGCTCCGTGGGCTGCGGCCTCATCGTCTCCACTGCGCAGGAAGGCAAGGGCCGCGCCGTGAACGTGGAAGGCGATCCGGACCATCCCATCAACGAGGGCTCCTTGTGCCCCAAGGGCGCGTCCATCTGGCAGCTGGGCGAGAACGACAAGCGCATCACCAAGGTGCTCTACCGCGCCCCCAACTCCGACAAGTGGCAGGTCAAGACCTACGAATGGGCTCTTGAGCAGATCGCCCAGCGGGTCAAGAAGGTGCGCGACGCCGCCTTCCAGACCAAGAACGCCAAAGGCCAGGAAGTCAACCGCCTGGAAGCCATCGCCTCCGTGGGATCGGCCGCCATGGACAACGAGGAGTGCTGGATCTACCAGTCCATGCTCCGAGCCTTGGGCCTCACATACATCGAACATCAGGCCCGTATCTGACACAGCGCAACTGTAGCGGCTCTGGCAGAGTCGTTCGGACGCGGCGCGATGACCAATCACTGGATCGACATCAAGAACAGTGATGCAGTTTTAGTAATCGGCTCCAACCCTGCCGAAAACCACCCCATTTCCTTCAAGTGGATCATGCGGGCCAAGGACGCGGGCGGCAAGCTCATCTGCGTCGACCCCCGCTTCACCAAGACCGCCAACAAGGCAGACCTCTACGCCCCCATCCGTTCGGGCTCGGACATCGGCTTCTTCGGCGGCTTCATCAACTACATCCTGGCCAACGACATGACCTTCAAGGACTACGTGGCCAACTACACCAACGCCGCCTTCATCGTGGGCGAGAAGTACGACTTCAAGGACGGCATGTTCTCCGGCTTCAGCGCCGAGAAGAAAGCCTACGACAAGTCCGCCTGGTCCTTCGCCAAGGACGAGAACGGCCTGGTGAAGAAAGACCCCACCCTCCAGGACCCGCGCTGCGTGTACCAGCTCATGAAGAAGCACTACGAGCGCTACACCCTGGACGCGGTTTCCAAGATCACGGGCTGCCCCGTGGCCAAGCTCGAGGAAGTCTACAAGATGTACGGCGCCACCGGCGCGCCTGACAAGACCGGCACAGTGCTCTACGCCATGGGCCAGACCCAGCACACCGTGGGCGTGCAGAACATCCGCGCCATGTCCATCGTGCAGCTGCTGCTGGGCAACATCGGCGTGGCCGGCGGCGGCATCAACGCCCTTCGCGGCGAGGCCAACGTGCAGGGCTCCACGGACCAGGGCCTCCTGTTCCACATCCTGCCCGGCTACATCCCCGCTCCCACGGCGTCCATGACCGACCTCAAGATCTTCAACGAGAAGAACACCCCGGTCACCAAGGACCCCAAGAGCGCCAACTGGTGGGGCAACCGGCCCAAGTACATGGCCAGCTTCCTCAAGTCCATGTACCCCGACGTCGACCTGGAGACCGCCTACAAGTGGCTGCCCAAGCTCGACGACGGCAGGGACTACTCCTGGCTGACTCTGTTCGACGACATGTACAAGGGCGCCTTCAAGGGCTTCTTCGCCTGGGGCCAGAACCCGGCGGCCTCCACGGCCAACTGCAACAAGGTCCGCCAGGCCATGGCCAAGCTGGACTGGATGGTCACGGTGAACATCTTCGACACCGAGACCGCCTCCTTCTGGAAGGGCCCGGGCATGGACCCCAAGAAGATCAAGACCGAGGTCTTCTTCCTGCCCTGCTGCGTGTCCATCGAGAAGGAAGGCTCCATCTCCAACTCGGGCCGCTGGATGCAGTGGCGCTACCCCGGCCCCGCGCCGCTTGGCGGCACCAAGCCCGACGGCGACCTGATCTATGAGCTCTTCGAGAAGATCAAGGGGCTCTACGAGAAGGACAAGAAGGGCGTCTTCCCCGAGCCCATCAAGAAGCTGAAGTGGGACTTCGCCACCAACCACGCCTTCGACCCGCACAAGGTGGCCAAGCTCATCAACGGGTACTTCCTCAAGGAAAAGACCATCGGCGACAAGACCTACAAGGCCGGCGACCCGGTGCCCGCCTTCGGCCTGCTGCAGGACGACGGCTCCACCTGCTCGGGAACGTGGATCTACTGCGGTTCCTACACCGACAAGAACATGGCCGCCCGCCGCGACAAGACCCAGACCCCCATGCAGGAGAAGATCGGACTCTTCCCCGGCTGGACCTGGTGCTGGCCGGTCAACCGCCGCATCATCTACAACCGCGCCTCCGTGGACCCGCAGGGCAAGCCCTACCAGCCCACCAAGCCGGTCATCGAGTGGACCGACGGCAAGTGGGTGGGCGACGTGCCCGACGGCCCGTGGCCGCCGATGGCCGACGACAAGGGCAAGAACCCCTTCATCATGACCACCGAGGGCTTCGGCCAGATCTTCGGCCCCGGCCGAAACGACGGCCCCCTGCCCGAGTACTACGAGCCCCTGGAGTGCCCGATCCCCGAGCATCCGTTCTCCAAGGTGCTGCACAACCCCACGGCCCTGGTGTTCCAGGGACCGACCGAAACCCGCGCCGTGTGCGACCCGCGCTTCCCGTTCGTGTGCTCCACCTACCGGGTCACCGAACACTGGCAGACCGGCGTCATGACCCGCTGGACCCCCTGGCTGCTCGAATGCGAGCCTCAGATGTTCGTGGAGATGAGCCCCGAACTGGCCAAGCTGCGCGGCATAAACGGCGGCGACAAGTGCACCGTGGAGAGCGCGCGCGGCTCCCTGTGGGCCATCGCCATCGTCACCGAGCGCCTGAAGCCCATGCAGGTCATGGGTCAGACCGTGCACATGGTGGGCATCCCCTGGCACTACGGATGGGTGTTCCCCAAGGACGGCGGCGACTCCGCCAACCTGCTCACCCCGTCCGTGGGCGACCCCAACACGGGCATCCCTGAAACCAAGGCCTTCATGGTCAACGTGAAAAAGGCCTAG
- the ald gene encoding alanine dehydrogenase, whose amino-acid sequence MIIGIPKEIKPQENRVAMTPGGVASLVRAGHTVLVEDGAGVGSGLTNDEYAKAGAQLVSADKAWGAKMVIKVKEPIPSEYQYLRPDLLLFTYLHLAAAEELTRALLASKCTGIAYETVQLPDGSLPLLTPMSEVAGRMATQVGAHYLEKYQGGRGVLLGGVPGVAPGNVVVLGGGVVGTNAAKMALGLGANVTLLDVSHKRLQYLDDVFGGRLTTITSTEPNIWEAVAKADLVVGGVLIVGAKAPKLVTREMLKVMKEGSVIVDVSVDQGGCVETIKPTTHKDPTYIIDGVVHYGVANMPGAVPRTSTFALTNQTLPYAMKLAAKGLDALKDDKSLMLGLNTHNGLLTCKAVGDAFNIACVDAADAF is encoded by the coding sequence ATGATCATCGGCATTCCCAAAGAGATAAAACCCCAGGAGAACCGGGTGGCCATGACCCCCGGCGGAGTCGCCTCCCTCGTGCGCGCCGGACACACTGTTCTGGTGGAAGACGGCGCGGGCGTGGGCTCGGGCCTGACCAACGACGAATACGCCAAGGCCGGAGCCCAGCTCGTCTCCGCGGACAAGGCCTGGGGCGCCAAGATGGTCATCAAGGTCAAGGAGCCCATCCCCTCCGAGTACCAGTACCTGCGCCCCGACCTGCTGCTCTTCACCTACCTGCACCTGGCCGCCGCCGAGGAGCTCACCCGGGCCCTGCTGGCCTCCAAGTGCACCGGCATCGCCTACGAGACCGTGCAACTGCCCGACGGCAGCCTGCCCCTTCTGACCCCCATGTCCGAGGTGGCCGGCCGCATGGCCACCCAGGTGGGCGCGCACTACCTGGAGAAGTACCAGGGCGGTCGCGGCGTGCTGCTGGGCGGCGTGCCCGGCGTGGCCCCCGGCAACGTGGTGGTCCTGGGCGGCGGCGTGGTGGGCACCAACGCAGCCAAGATGGCCCTGGGCCTGGGCGCCAACGTGACCCTGCTGGACGTCTCCCACAAGCGCCTGCAGTACCTGGACGATGTGTTCGGCGGCCGCCTGACCACCATCACCTCCACCGAGCCCAACATCTGGGAAGCCGTGGCCAAGGCCGACCTGGTCGTGGGCGGCGTGCTCATCGTGGGCGCCAAGGCCCCCAAGCTGGTGACCCGCGAGATGCTCAAGGTGATGAAGGAAGGCTCCGTGATCGTGGACGTCTCCGTGGACCAGGGCGGCTGCGTGGAGACCATCAAGCCCACCACCCACAAGGACCCCACCTACATCATCGACGGAGTGGTGCACTACGGCGTGGCCAACATGCCAGGCGCCGTGCCCCGCACCTCCACCTTCGCCCTGACCAACCAGACCCTGCCATACGCCATGAAGCTGGCCGCCAAGGGCCTGGACGCTCTCAAGGACGACAAGAGCCTGATGCTCGGCCTGAACACCCACAACGGCCTGCTCACCTGCAAGGCCGTGGGCGACGCCTTCAACATCGCCTGCGTGGACGCCGCCGACGCCTTCTAG
- a CDS encoding D-alanyl-D-alanine carboxypeptidase family protein produces MLLLMSWQSGTVHAASEQGHKKAHVSSNTSKSKHGEKKKRHGRSSRRKAAVPDDASGLHLNVKSAFLINASTGKVYFSQDPDERIPPASITKILTLFLVRDALAQGKIKETTPIPVSALAIRTGGSTMSLYKGEKVPLSEIIKGISVVSANNACVAVAEYLGKGDSRRFVGMMNAKAKNLGMSRSVFRNPNGLPATGQVSTARDIAKLSASYLKRYPESLAIHSMTSHTYHGVAHHNANSLLGRYEGADGLKTGFVCASGYNITATAKRGNTRLIAVLMGARNPIIREVEASRLLDFGFAQAANEPAPAPKEPHPSGKRSKKARSSS; encoded by the coding sequence ATGTTGCTTTTGATGTCGTGGCAGTCCGGGACCGTGCACGCGGCCTCGGAACAGGGCCATAAAAAGGCGCATGTTTCATCCAACACCTCGAAATCAAAGCATGGCGAGAAAAAGAAACGCCATGGACGCTCCTCGCGCCGTAAGGCGGCCGTTCCGGATGACGCCAGCGGACTGCACCTCAACGTCAAATCCGCCTTCCTGATAAACGCCAGCACCGGCAAAGTGTACTTCTCCCAGGACCCCGACGAGCGAATCCCCCCCGCCTCCATCACCAAGATTCTGACCCTCTTCCTGGTGCGCGACGCACTGGCCCAGGGCAAGATCAAGGAAACGACGCCCATCCCGGTGAGCGCCCTGGCCATCCGCACCGGCGGCTCCACCATGAGCCTGTACAAGGGAGAGAAGGTGCCCTTGTCGGAAATCATCAAGGGCATAAGCGTGGTATCGGCCAACAATGCCTGCGTGGCCGTGGCCGAATACCTGGGCAAGGGCGACTCGCGGCGCTTCGTGGGCATGATGAACGCCAAGGCCAAGAACCTGGGCATGAGCCGCAGCGTCTTCCGAAACCCCAACGGACTGCCCGCCACCGGGCAGGTGTCCACGGCCCGGGACATCGCCAAGCTTTCCGCCAGCTACCTGAAACGCTACCCGGAATCGTTGGCCATCCACTCCATGACCTCGCACACCTACCACGGCGTGGCCCACCACAACGCCAACTCGCTGCTCGGCCGCTACGAAGGCGCGGACGGCCTCAAGACAGGCTTCGTCTGCGCCTCGGGGTACAACATCACCGCCACGGCCAAGCGCGGCAACACCCGGCTCATCGCCGTGCTCATGGGCGCGCGCAACCCCATCATCCGCGAGGTGGAAGCCTCGCGCCTGCTGGACTTCGGCTTCGCCCAGGCAGCCAACGAGCCCGCCCCCGCGCCCAAGGAGCCGCATCCCTCGGGCAAGCGTTCCAAGAAAGCCAGAAGCTCGTCCTGA